From Saccharomycodes ludwigii strain NBRC 1722 chromosome IV, whole genome shotgun sequence, one genomic window encodes:
- the ABZ1 gene encoding 4-amino-4-deoxychorismate synthase (similar to Saccharomyces cerevisiae YNR033W | ABZ1 | para-AminoBenZoic acid (PABA) biosynthesis): MTYTLPLNLLYIDSYDSFAYNIIDLIKSTSIIANDAPYDLNLTIIQDNDLSVLSDLITFSKKLSQFHGIIIGPGPGNPRNFNHENSIIYNIFNRFKDTLAKTPILGICLGFQSMSYLYAHCSICELDNIKHGQIYEMELLNNNINNDDKNIFENYPRTFKSVRYHSLHITNITADLIPLVVTKEKNIATNDTIIMGGKIRDRCWFGVQYHPESCCSEYGQLLFDNFIGKFVLPNYSNVKLDDHNMEFTETHREFDTNLTINTPKNIEIDYRVIDIPKNITNIPQFLINLGEFINAFDSNFVLLASSKLQPNCGQYSIFGLPIQNKTTVFQYIVATGEFFRYLYTHDNSTAVIDSSIITKDEYWSKIEKFMEDKTVDLSAMEEYNNAAKDLNELPFIGGIMGGIGYELGWCVPMESNIEKDKTIDSLLVYIENTIVIDHINNKMYFISINGKTDDIPLFGLIMNSIMRNEIDDTHVNNNVCTAKVKTVVKPDKQKYIAMFNKCQEYLNKGDSYELCLTNQCEIHLENTDPTKIGWMLFKKLLLLNPAPFSSYINFPQYKLVSSSPERFLKWDEKLTCELRPIKGTVSKKKVNDDIKEATKILNTPKEFGENLMIVDLIRNDLYENLPLVKLEKLMGIEEFETVYQLVSVIKGYASNSSGDRPVTIPTSGFQILKKSLPPGSMTGAPKKSSVEILYKDIEGDMYKNRKIYSGVTGYYGINRRGDWSVNIRCMYSLADPLVWRLGCGGAITVLSNAEDEYEEMLTKLNSTLQIF; this comes from the coding sequence ATGACCTACACTTTACCCTTGAACctattatatatagattCATACGATTCATTTgcttataatattatagaCTTGATTAAATCCACTAGTATTATTGCAAATGATGCACCATATGATTTAAATCTAACTATAATCCAAGATAATGATTTATCGGTCCTATCTGATTTGATCactttttccaaaaaactATCTCAATTTCATGGTATCATTATTGGTCCAGGTCCAGGAAATCCTAGAAATTTTAATCATGAAAATTCAatcatttataatatatttaatcgTTTCAAAGATACTCTTGCCAAGACTCCAATTTTAGGGATATGTCTTGGCTTTCAATCCATGTCTTATTTGTATGCTCATTGCAGTATCTGTGAATTAGATAATATTAAGCATGGACAAATATATGAGATGGAAttgttaaataataatattaataatgatgataaaaatatttttgagaATTACCCAAGAACTTTTAAGTCTGTTAGATACCACTCTTTACACataacaaatataactGCAGATTTAATCCCATTGGTTGtaaccaaagaaaaaaatattgcaaCCAATGATACAATTATAATGGGTGGTAAAATACGTGATAGATGTTGGTTTGGTGTACAGTATCATCCTGAATCTTGCTGTTCTGAATATGGCCAATTACTATTCGACAATTTCATTGGAAAATTTGTGTTACCCAATTATTCAAATGTTAAGTTAGATGACCACAACATGGAATTTACAGAAACTCACAGAGAATTTGACACCAACCTTACTATCAACACCCCAAAGAATATTGAAATTGATTATAGAGTAATTGATATCCCCAAAAACATTACCAACATACCacaatttttgataaatttggGCGAATTCATTAATGCATTTGATagtaattttgttttattagcATCAAGCAAATTACAACCTAACTGTGGCCAGTATAGTATATTTGGTCTACCAATCCAAAACAAAACTACAGTCTTTCAATATATCGTGGCAACTGGAGAATTTTTTCGGTACTTATATACTCATGACAATTCTACTGCAGTTATTGATTCATCCATTATAACAAAAGATGAATATTGGtcaaaaattgaaaaatttatggAAGATAAAACGGTAGACTTATCTGCCATGGAAGAATACAATAATGCTGCCAAAGATTTGAATGAGTTGCCATTTATAGGTGGAATAATGGGCGGGATTGGTTACGAATTAGGATGGTGTGTACCAATGGAATCAAATATCGAGAAGGATAAGACTATAGACTCTTTATTGGTGtatattgaaaataccATTGTAATTGAtcatataaataacaagaTGTATTTTATCTCTATTAACGGTAAGACCGATGATATTCCCTTATTCGGACTAATAATGAATTCAATAATGAGAAATGAAATTGATGACACAcatgttaataataatgtttgCACAGCCAAAGTTAAAACCGTTGTTAAACCTGACAAACAGAAATATATTGCCatgtttaataaatgtCAAGAATACTTAAATAAAGGTGATTCTTATGAACTATGCTTAACCAACCAGTGTGAAATACATCTAGAGAACACAGATCCCACAAAAATAGGCTGGatgttatttaaaaagttgTTACTACTGAATCCTGCGCCCTTCAGTTCGTACATTAATTTCCCACAATATAAATTGGTCAGTAGCTCTCCAGAAAGATTTTTGAAGTGGGATGAAAAGCTAACTTGCGAATTAAGACCAATTAAGGGAACGgtaagcaaaaaaaaagttaatgatGACATTAAAGAAGCCACAAAGATATTGAACACACCTAAAGAATTTGGTGAGAATTTGATGATTGTTGATTTAATAAGAAATGATTTATATGAAAATTTGCCCCTTGTTAAgttggaaaaattaatggGAATAGAAGAGTTTGAAACAGTTTATCAATTAGTGAGCGTAATCAAAGGATATGCGAGTAACAGTAGTGGTGATAGACCCGTTACTATCCCTACTAGTGGATTTCagattttaaagaaaagtttACCCCCTGGTTCAATGACAGGTGCACCTAAGAAATCTAGTGTTGAAATATTATACAAAGATATAGAAGGGGATATGTATAAGAATCGTAAAATCTATAGTGGTGTTACTGGATATTATGGAATTAACAGGAGAGGGGATTGGTCTGTTAATATTAGATGTATGTATTCTTTGGCTGATCCATTGGTTTGGAGGTTGGGATGTGGTGGTGCTATTACTGTGTTATCGAATGCTGAAGATGAATATGAAGAGATGTTGACTAAGTTGAATAGCACATTACAAATCTTTTAG
- the SOL1 gene encoding Sol1p (similar to Saccharomyces cerevisiae YNR034W | SOL1 | Suppressor Of Los1-1 (paralog of YCR073W-A | SOL2)) → MTTTVPKIFAFHEFDDVAEAVADHIVYCQNLALNKYNTSKTGTNDGVSNAPDSNEGNSNNTSNLKNNNQSNNASPNTSNTNIDNKPHKRKVSIHYSNKNTNDTEHANGKQKKDSANNTRFKIALSGGSLLEVLHNGLLKRNDIKWDKWDIYFADERLVPFSSPESNYGLAKRKIFDLIDVKAYGKPNVYHIDESLLEDPEACADQYEQTLIKQFASKDSVRLPMFDLFLLGCAPDGHIASLFPNFQGNLREKHAWCIPVVNAPHGPKNRISLTVPVICHSHQVTFVVEGAVKAPVVKTIMERPEKGLPSSIVNEGAAGRVSWFVDDDALNDVCVTKKKYKYMVQ, encoded by the coding sequence ATGACTACAACAGTGCCTAAGATATTTGCATTTCACGAGTTTGACGACGTGGCAGAAGCGGTAGCTGACCATATAGTTTATTGCCAAAATTTAGCCTTAAACAAGTACAATACTTCAAAGACTGGTACCAATGACGGAGTATCAAATGCACCAGATAGTAATGAAGGTAACAGTAATAACACaagtaatttaaaaaataacaaccaAAGTAATAATGCCAGTCCCAATACAAGTAATACTAATATTGACAATAAACCTCATAAGAGAAAAGTTTCTATTCActatagtaataaaaatactaacGATACAGAGCATGCTAATGGTaaacagaaaaaagatTCTGCGAACAATACTAGATTTAAAATTGCTTTGAGTGGTGGTAGTTTGCTTGAGGTATTGCACAATGGTCtactaaaaagaaatgatatCAAATGGGATAAATGggatatttattttgcaGATGAAAGATTAGTACCATTTTCTAGCCCTGAAAGTAATTATGGTTTGGCTAAACGGAAAATCTTTGACTTAATAGACGTTAAGGCATATGGTAAACCAAATGTTTATCACATTGATGAATCATTGCTTGAAGACCCTGAAGCTTGTGCTGATCAGTATGAACAAACCTTAATTAAGCAATTTGCTTCGAAAGATTCTGTTCGGCTACCGAtgtttgatttatttttattaggtTGTGCTCCAGATGGTCATATTGCTTCATTATTCCCAAATTTCCAAGGTAATTTAAGAGAAAAACACGCTTGGTGTATTCCTGTGGTCAATGCACCTCATGGACCCAAGAACAGAATATCCTTAACTGTTCCAGTAATCTGTCATTCTCATCAAGTGACATTTGTAGTTGAAGGTGCTGTTAAAGCACCTGTCGTGAAAACCATTATGGAGCGACCAGAAAAAGGTTTGCCAAGTAGTATAGTTAACGAGGGTGCTGCGGGAAGAGTTTCTTGGTTTGTAGATGATGATGCTTTAAACGATGTTTGTGTTacaaagaagaaatataaatatatggtCCAATAG
- the ERS1 gene encoding cystinosin-like protein ERS1 (similar to Saccharomyces cerevisiae YCR075C | ERS1 | ERd Suppressor) — protein sequence MNDNHSLIPSYDTNIIHIIITILGYIYVICWCISFYPPIITNYKLKNSNGVSIDFVVLNSFGYICLIECLLLQYYSSDNGNTTTPNNTQQDKMIVTLFDIFYSIHGFILNLILLSQIMNLWPWKFHTGSATAIKGNKQRLNPSYYKLLKICVLIWILITLIYKNTANDSSYITFIKLDLAQYCNILIMGKILMTLIKYIPQIKHNYQRKSMIGFSKITILLDMLGGITSLLQLFLLSLEKVKDSSIMAVLGLNFGKIGISLITITFNSIFLLQFMRYKGNDVLILEKESINFNKKYRMV from the coding sequence atgaATGATAACCATAGTCTCATTCCCTCTTATGATACCAACATAattcatattattattacaatatTGGGCTACATATACGTTATCTGTTGGTGTATTAGCTTTTATCCACCGATTAtaacaaattataaattaaaaaattcaaatggTGTGAGTATAGATTTTGTGGTACTAAATTCATTTGGCTACATTTGTTTGATAGAATGTCTACTATTGCAATATTACTCAAGTGATAATGGTAATACTACAACACCAAATAATACACAACAAGATAAAATGATTGTTactttatttgatattttctaTTCCATTCACGGGTTTATCCTAAacttaatattattatcacaaATAATGAATTTATGGCCATGGAAATTTCATACTGGGAGTGCAACTGCTATAAAAGGTAACAAACAAAGATTAAATCCTAGTTACtacaaattattgaaaatttgtGTATTAATATGGATACTAATAAcacttatatataaaaataccgCAAATGATAGTAGTTATATCACTTTTATAAAACTTGATTTGGCTCAGTATtgcaatattttaattatggGTAAAATCTTAATGACATtgattaaatatataccaCAAATAAAGCATAATTACCAAAGGAAATCTATGATTGGTTTTAGTAAAATTACAATATTGTTGGATATGCTTGGTGGAATAACCTCGTTGTTAcagttatttttattatctttagaaaaagttaagGACAGTAGTATTATGGCAGTATTAGGATTGAACTTTGGTAAGATAGGTATTTCTTTAATCACCATTACTTTCAAtagtatatttttgttacaaTTCATGCGTTACAAAGGGAATGATGTGctaatattagaaaaagaaagtatcaactttaataaaaaataccGAATGGTATAA
- a CDS encoding alpha-ketoacid dehydrogenase kinase family protein (similar to Saccharomyces cerevisiae YIL042C | PKP1 | Protein Kinase of PDH) — MKLNSTVLKRIWSYSKLVQTHVTMNEMCYFSSQKNQNNLLVLTNGSQFLIREFKIRFSHRIKELDALPYGLNQQKDIIKVRNWYIKSFQDLCDFETHSIAYKELKRVTQLLPKSPEKITLEENNKYYNPTEELIEEGRKNSLINFNRSLLNLFYKLRERHQTTVINVAKGLLKWKTNDLIINSNNIYNDKNIFLIKKHLDNFYFHRIGIKILLDHHISLLETEFSKEAIVNNMYDYNDEKYVGIVCTNTDIPKLAKQAIENAQYIVKHHYDLLETPPVELILVNNTNKVPFVYIPAHLIHVLFEILKNALRAIVEFKLSKEPNNKYIEFDIPNETVKVIISYGKEDIVLKICDKGGGIPRSMLKYITTYLYTTMPQSVQENLLLKPPNNEINEESLSVNTPMAGLGYGLALSTLYAKYFGGNLKVMSVEGYGTDVYLYLKRH, encoded by the coding sequence ATGAAACTTAATAGTACCGtactaaaaagaatatgGTCATATAGTAAATTGGTTCAAACTCATGTTACAATGAATGAAATGTGCTATTTTTCAAgccaaaaaaatcaaaataatttactCGTGCTAACCAATGGATCTCAATTTTTGATTAgagaatttaaaattagattTTCCCATAGAATTAAAGAGTTGGACGCATTACCCTATGGTttaaatcaacaaaaagatattatcaAAGTTCGAAATTGGTATATTAAAAGCTTCCAAGATTTATGTGATTTCGAAACCCATAGCATAGCTtataaagaattaaaaagggTTACACAGCTTCTACCTAAGAGCccagaaaaaataacattagaagaaaataataaatactaTAATCCGACAGAAGAACTTATTGAagaaggaagaaaaaattctttgatCAATTTTAACAGGAGTCTTTTGAACCTATTTTATAAACTTAGAGAAAGACACCAAACTACTGTAATCAATGTTGCCAAGGGACTATTAAAATGGAAAACCAatgatttaataataaatagtaacaatatttataatgataaaaatatctttcttatcaaaaaacatctagataatttttattttcacagAATTGGTATCAAAATTTTACTTGATCATCATATATCTTTATTAGAAACTGAATTTAGCAAAGAAGCGATAGTTAACAACATGTACGATtataatgatgaaaaatatgTGGGTATAGTGTGCACTAATACAGATATACCTAAATTGGCTAAACAAGCTATTGAAAATGCTCAATATATCGTTAAGCATCACTATGATTTGCTAGAAACTCCTCCTGTTGAATTAATATTGGTGAACAATACAAATAAGGTGccttttgtttatattccAGCACATTTAATTCACGTACTATTtgaaatattgaaaaacgCCCTAAGGGCCATAGTTGAATTTAAGCTATCAAAAGAacctaataataaatatatagaaTTTGATATTCCTAATGAAACTGTTAAAGTCATAATATCTTATGGTAAAGAGGATATTGTTTTGAAGATATGTGATAAAGGTGGCGGTATACCAAGATCCatgttaaaatatattaccacatatttatatacaaCAATGCCTCAAAGTGTAcaagaaaatttattattgaaacCGCCAAATAACGAAATAAATGAAGAATCCCTTTCTGTTAATACTCCAATGGCTGGGCTTGGATATGGTTTGGCGCTAAGCACATTGTATGCCAAATATTTTGGCGgtaatttaaaagtaatGTCTGTAGAAGGATATGGAACGGAtgtatatttgtatttaaaaagGCACTAA
- a CDS encoding DUF3215 domain-containing protein (similar to Saccharomyces cerevisiae YCR075W-A | EGO2 | Exit from rapamycin-induced GrOwth arrest (paralog of YNR034W-A | EGO4)) codes for MSDQITGELQSIDLTTVIPNAIGLLAFDENKNVIDSSGVGKERLDDVNELSNIETNSEGFALLSEKNIKVYIYKQEGKTVVVYAYEKV; via the coding sequence ATGTCTGATCAAATAACAGGTGAACTTCAATCCATAGACTTAACCACGGTCATTCCAAATGCTATAGGTCTCCTTGCCTTtgatgaaaacaaaaatgttatAGATAGCAGCGGAGTGGGCAAAGAGAGATTGGATGATGTAAATGAATTATCTAATATAGAAACTAATTCTGAGGGCTTTGCATTGTTATCtgagaaaaatattaaagtttatatatataaacaagaGGGCAAAACCGTAGTAGTTTATGCATATGAAAAGGTTTAG
- the FUB1 gene encoding Fub1p (similar to Saccharomyces cerevisiae YCR076C | FUB1 | FUnction of Boundary), protein MPLSLENITEKLKEYLISNQLLENNNIKIVSNGKSSSIVYTPNLLYNNSRTSRDTEIILVLLPSQKIIITLSSNENVLNSKMFKVSDEKLSTEFFTNFFTNKGTYGNTVTTNSNTVTTNNNTPTKTKSLADPKPGDVPRSSSTNNDNSINNNIKNPTSTITLLTDPVLPSNIPDTNNGSDFNINSVPKFEDEYEIQQNARKSTNTRHLLQNYGDQDLNPLGIKSILNTGDNSNNVSNGGMIFDPFRGGENNANNNNGDGNTGPPFPGARYSDPFGHGTYNNGSNNGNGFI, encoded by the coding sequence ATGCCTTTGTCCttagaaaatataactgaaaagttaaaagaatatttaatttccaATCAATTACTcgaaaataacaatatcaaaataGTTTCAAATGGTAAAAGTAGTTCCATAGTTTATACACCTAATTTActatataataatagtagaaCATCTAGGGATACAGAAATaattttggttttattaccatcacaaaaaataattatcaCTTTGTCAtcaaatgaaaatgttCTAAACTCCAAAATGTTCAAAGTATCTGATGAAAAACTTTCTACTGAATTTTTCACCAATTTTTTCACTAACAAGGGCACATATGGTAATACAGTTACTACTAACAGCAATACAGTTACTACTAACAACAACACTCCAACTAAAACTAAAAGCTTAGCAGATCCCAAGCCTGGTGATGTACCACGTTCATCATCAACAAATAACGAcaatagtattaataataatataaaaaatccAACATCCACCATAACTTTGCTGACTGATCCTGTGTTGCCGAGTAATATTCCTGATACGAACAATGGTTCTGATTTTAACATAAATAGCGTTCCAAAATTTGAAGATGAATATGAAATCCAACAAAATGCAAGGAAGTCTACAAATACCAGAcatttattacaaaattatGGCGATCAAGACTTGAATCCACTGGGTATAAaatctattttaaatacaGGTGATAATTCTAATAATGTATCCAATGGTGGTATGATATTTGATCCGTTTAGAGGTGGAGAGAATAAtgctaacaataataatggagATGGGAATACCGGACCACCTTTCCCCGGCGCTAGATACTCAGATCCATTTGGACATGGGActtataataatggtagTAACAATGGTAATGGgtttatttga
- the PAT1 gene encoding deadenylation-dependent mRNA-decapping factor PAT1 (similar to Saccharomyces cerevisiae YCR077C | PAT1 | Protein Associated with Topoisomerase II), translating to MSFFGFDTSRGEKQNYHNNNTDKNTPLDFEETYRGYGEKHKKYGNDDAYDLLNSETFGDSAVQDLDTDFDFGYSNDNVPATTTTNNNNNNNNNNNTNNNNNNVSYAAIASNASISTHNPNVEVSDIKPLDFLWGNANTRTSQQSPVVDTAIPTPNNLVESKKVLSLEEIEEQNQMFQKRHLAAAAAAAHVGHVSSNGIPNNPQQKQIPVLPQFNQQFAGIPGYPFMPMMQSPLPPQIMQPPPMTPSHHNSQQLQQNPHLIQVPSSSSALSNAPDIINGADNNLGPSNLPNIQMNSPNLANVQMTPPNIPHQILPSLDPLTQQPRYITSNNNNNNNNSDNNNNNNNNNNNNNNNNNNNNNSNSNNNNNNIGGNNNIRQPLTEEEVRKFQIRQSKVDKILKNSGVMTPRDKDFITRFQLSKIVTEDPYNEDFYFQVYKIIQHGETKTNKDLIARAYLEHSGHRLGGRYKRTDVALQRMQSQVEKAVTVAKERPLKSRNHVLDKEGVLGKVSSTLNSNAPRKRLTIPSSPANTVCNTDEVTDMLNKVNIGNGILSNNDNSSSSLGRGSNFGFGSSDNLVSDVNVHSRKMILNLIENVYDEVLELEAQLRNGQKVDTTSLFNLLNSQPTAEEGITTNNTTNTTTTTSVTTSPFISLLSYDKGVKIVPRIFNFLNKEQKLQLLFKFFSQLSHLDTIVISSYKTNPHLTSTQIKKIDLFQSIFLKIIVSFLSNSAEFLEVIGLLVCLLKNNNVSYISTSRIGLNLITVLISRAALIKQDNNRTISTQEVSTWNEVYDRLFTSLETKLELVFPPSSYYEGEKEEQSDQAYIWQFLASLALSGKLNHQRIIIDEIRDQIFGTIKKADELGSNGSNSYLRDKLYQDLNLFLNVMGLVARDGEIGELK from the coding sequence ATGTCTTTTTTTGGCTTTGATACCTCTCGAGGTGAGAAACAGAattatcataataataatactgataAAAACACTCCTTTGGATTTCGAAGAAACTTATAGAGGTTATGGtgaaaaacataaaaagtATGGTAATGACGATGcatatgatttattaaatagtGAGACTTTTGGAGATAGTGCTGTTCAAGATCTAGATActgattttgattttggtTATTCTAACGATAATGTTCCTGCTACAACTActactaacaataataataataataataataataataatactaataataataacaataatgtcTCGTATGCTGCTATTGCTTCTAATGCTTCTATCTCCACTCATAATCCGAACGTTGAAGTTTCTGATATTAAGCCTTTGGATTTTTTATGGGGTAACGCCAACACAAGAACTAGCCAACAATCTCCTGTTGTTGATACTGCTATCCCCACTCCGAATAATTTGGTTGAATCAAAAAAGGTTTTATCTTTGGAAGAAATTGAGGAACAAAATCAAATGTTTCAAAAACGACATTTggctgctgctgctgccgCTGCTCATGTAGGCCATGTTTCTTCTAATGGCATTCCAAATAATCCTCAGCAAAAACAAATTCCTGTTTTGCCTCAATTTAACCAGCAATTTGCTGGTATTCCTGGTTATCCGTTTATGCCAATGATGCAGAGTCCACTACCACCACAAATTATGCAACCTCCTCCTATGACACCTTCACATCATAATTCTCAGCAATTACAACAAAATCCCCACCTTATTCAAGTgccatcatcatcatctgcACTTTCCAATGCCccagatattattaatgggGCTGATAACAATCTTGGACCTTCTAATTTACCCAATATTCAGATGAATTCTCCTAATTTAGCCAATGTTCAGATGACTCCTCCTAATATACCACACCAAATCTTGCCTTCATTAGATCCACTTACTCAGCAACCTCGTTATATTactagtaataacaataataataataataacagtgataataataataataataataataataataataataataataataataataataataataataatagtaatagtaataataataataataatattggtgGTAACAACAACATTCGTCAGCCACTAACCGAAGAGGAAGTTCGTAAATTCCAGATTCGCCAAAGCAAAGTTGataagattttaaaaaactcAGGCGTTATGACACCCAGAGATAAAGATTTTATTACCCGTTTTCAATTATCCAAGATTGTTACTGAGGATCCTTATAATGAAGACTTTTATTTCCAAGTTTATAAGATTATTCAACATGGTGAAACAAAAACTAATAAAGATTTGATTGCACGTGCCTATTTAGAGCATTCTGGTCACAGATTAGGTGGCCGTTATAAAAGAACTGATGTTGCCTTGCAAAGAATGCAATCACAAGTGGAAAAAGCAGTGACTGTTGCTAAAGAAAGACCATTAAAATCGAGAAATCATGTTTTAGACAAGGAAGGCGTTTTGGGGAAGGTTTCTTCTACTTTAAATAGCAATGCCCCTCGTAAAAGATTAACCATTCCTTCGTCACCTGCCAATACTGTGTGCAATACTGATGAGGTTACTGATATGTTAAATAAAGTCAACATTGGTAATGGTATTTTGtcaaataatgataatagcAGTAGCAGCCTGGGAAGGGGATCAAACTTTGGCTTTGGTTCATCTGACAACTTGGTTTCTGATGTGAATGTTCACTCCCGtaaaatgattttaaacTTAATTGAAAACGTTTACGATGAGGTTTTGGAATTGGAAGCACAATTGAGAAATGGTCAAAAAGTTGATACAACCTCATTATTCAATTTGCTAAACTCGCAACCAACTGCGGAAGAGGGAATCACcaccaataatactactaatactactactactacttcGGTTACCACTAGTCCTTTTATCTCCTTGTTATCTTATGACAAAGGTGTTAAGATTGTTCCTcgtatttttaatttcctAAACAAAGAGcaaaaattacaattattgtttaaatttttttctcaacTAAGCCATTTGGATACCATTGTTATTTCCTCGTATAAAACTAATCCTCATTTGACCAGCAcccaaattaaaaaaattgatctattccaaagtatttttttgaagattATTGTTTCATTTTTGAGTAATAGTGCTGAATTTTTGGAAGTTATTGGATTATTGGTTTGTCtactaaaaaataacaatgtaTCATATATATCTACATCTAGAATTGGATTGAACTTGATAACAGTTTTAATAAGTAGGGCAGCTTTAATTAAacaagataataatagaacTATATCCACGCAAGAAGTTTCTACCTGGAATGAAGTTTATGATAGATTATTTACTAGTttagaaacaaaattaGAGTTAGTTTTTCCACCATCGTCATATTATGAGGGTGAAAAGGAAGAACAATCGGATCAGGCTTATATCTGGCAGTTTTTAGCAAGTTTGGCCTTGAGTGGTAAATTAAATCACCAACGTATTATCATTGATGAAATTAGAGATCAAATCTTTGgtacaattaaaaaagctGACGAATTGGGCAGCAATGGAAGTAATAGCTATTTGAGGGATAAATTGTATCAagatttgaatttatttttgaatgtTATGGGATTGGTTGCTAGAGATGGTGAAATTGGTGAATTAAAATGa